Proteins found in one Alteromonas macleodii genomic segment:
- the serC gene encoding 3-phosphoserine/phosphohydroxythreonine transaminase, translating to MKEVFNFSAGPAMLPKEVMEKAQSEFTNWRDLGCSVMEVSHRGKDFIEIAAKAEQDLRDLLSVPSNYHVLFTHGGGRGQFAAVPLNLSSAGDTSLHLVSGSWSKGAVSEANKYNNAVVVGDVTEKDGLHYIAKPDVSDIDQSAAYYHFCPNETVDGIAYEWLPESGNVPLVSDMSSTILSQPLDVAKHGVIYAGAQKNIGPSGLSVVIVREDLVGKARKETPSIFDYALAAKSDSMYNTPPTFSWYLAGLVFEWLKDMGGVDAMAKLNAEKSALLYSAIDSSDFYSSKVHPDNRSKMNVPFHLANPDLDKLFLEQSQDAGLLALKGHRSVGGMRASIYNAMPVEGIVALVEFMREFERVNG from the coding sequence ATGAAAGAGGTTTTTAACTTTAGTGCTGGGCCGGCCATGCTTCCTAAAGAAGTGATGGAAAAGGCACAATCAGAATTTACAAATTGGCGCGATTTAGGCTGTTCTGTAATGGAAGTTAGCCATCGTGGTAAAGACTTCATTGAGATAGCCGCAAAAGCAGAGCAGGATTTGCGTGACTTGCTATCTGTGCCGTCTAACTACCATGTGCTTTTCACACATGGTGGTGGACGCGGTCAATTTGCTGCTGTTCCCCTCAATTTATCATCCGCTGGTGATACCAGCCTTCACTTAGTGAGCGGCTCTTGGTCAAAAGGCGCGGTGAGTGAAGCGAATAAATACAATAATGCGGTAGTTGTGGGCGACGTTACAGAAAAAGACGGGCTTCACTATATCGCTAAGCCTGATGTTAGCGATATCGATCAGTCTGCGGCCTACTATCATTTTTGTCCAAACGAAACGGTAGATGGCATTGCTTATGAATGGCTGCCCGAATCTGGTAATGTGCCGCTGGTTTCTGACATGTCCTCGACGATATTGTCACAACCGCTAGACGTGGCAAAACACGGTGTTATATACGCCGGCGCACAAAAGAATATCGGGCCAAGCGGTTTGTCTGTGGTCATTGTTCGCGAAGACCTCGTTGGTAAAGCGCGTAAAGAAACGCCCTCTATTTTCGACTACGCATTAGCGGCAAAATCAGACTCTATGTACAACACACCGCCTACTTTCTCATGGTATTTAGCTGGGCTTGTATTTGAGTGGCTTAAAGACATGGGCGGCGTTGATGCTATGGCGAAGCTCAATGCAGAGAAGTCTGCACTTTTGTATTCTGCCATTGATAGTTCTGATTTCTATTCAAGTAAAGTTCATCCTGACAACCGTTCTAAAATGAACGTGCCGTTTCATTTGGCTAATCCTGATTTAGATAAGCTATTCCTTGAGCAATCGCAAGATGCAGGTTTACTTGCATTGAAAGGACATCGTTCGGTAGGGGGCATGCGTGCCAGTATTTATAATGCAATGCCGGTAGAGGGCATTGTTGCGCTAGTTGAATTTATGCGCGAATTTGAAAGAGTGAATGGATAA
- the aroA gene encoding 3-phosphoshikimate 1-carboxyvinyltransferase, translating into MEQLTLDPIAKVSGEVNVPGSKSLSNRALLLAALAEGETELTNLLDSEDIEHMLNALTKLGVSYRLSEDKTQCVVQGNGGAFEVAEPLELFLGNAGTAMRPLCAALAASNVDTVLTGEPRMEERPIGDLVDALREADADVTYLKNEGYPPLQIKGKTLNGGEMSVDGSVSSQFLTALLMAAPLFSGDVTIRIKGELVSKPYIDITLDTMAKFGVTVENDNYQTFTVSGNAKYVAPGKFMVEGDASSASYFLAAGAIKGGTVRVTGIGQKSIQGDIRFADVLEAMGAKVVWNDEFVEITGAPLKGVNMDMNHIPDAAMTIATTALFAEGPTTLTNIYNWRVKETDRLAAMAAELQKLGAKVEEGHDYIKVWPTDSLKHAEIDTYNDHRIAMCFSLVALSDTPVTINDPGCTRKTFPDYFTRFKTLYSA; encoded by the coding sequence ATGGAGCAGTTAACATTAGACCCGATTGCAAAAGTATCGGGAGAGGTCAATGTACCTGGCTCAAAAAGTCTGTCTAACCGAGCGCTACTGCTTGCCGCGTTAGCTGAAGGCGAAACTGAACTAACAAACTTGTTAGATAGCGAAGACATTGAGCATATGCTTAATGCACTAACAAAGTTAGGTGTTAGCTATCGCTTAAGCGAAGATAAAACTCAATGCGTTGTGCAAGGCAATGGTGGCGCATTTGAGGTAGCTGAACCACTAGAGCTGTTCCTAGGTAATGCAGGTACAGCAATGCGTCCTTTATGCGCAGCACTTGCTGCGAGTAACGTGGATACCGTGTTAACGGGTGAACCGCGAATGGAAGAGCGCCCAATAGGCGATTTAGTTGATGCGCTACGCGAAGCAGATGCTGACGTCACCTACCTTAAAAATGAAGGCTACCCTCCGCTTCAAATTAAAGGTAAGACATTAAACGGTGGCGAAATGTCGGTTGATGGCAGCGTGTCTAGTCAATTTCTAACAGCGCTTTTAATGGCAGCCCCCCTGTTTTCAGGAGATGTGACTATTCGTATTAAAGGCGAATTAGTGTCTAAGCCTTATATCGATATCACATTAGACACCATGGCTAAATTTGGCGTCACTGTAGAGAATGACAACTACCAGACGTTTACGGTTTCTGGCAACGCCAAGTACGTTGCGCCAGGTAAATTTATGGTAGAAGGCGATGCTTCTTCGGCATCTTACTTCCTTGCAGCCGGCGCCATTAAAGGCGGAACGGTACGCGTAACCGGAATTGGGCAGAAAAGCATTCAAGGCGACATCCGCTTTGCTGACGTGCTAGAAGCTATGGGTGCAAAGGTAGTATGGAACGATGAGTTTGTTGAAATAACCGGTGCGCCACTTAAAGGCGTAAACATGGATATGAACCATATTCCGGATGCTGCCATGACCATTGCTACTACAGCGCTGTTTGCTGAAGGTCCAACGACCTTGACTAACATCTATAACTGGCGTGTTAAAGAAACAGACCGACTTGCGGCTATGGCGGCCGAGCTTCAAAAGCTAGGTGCGAAAGTAGAAGAAGGGCACGACTACATAAAAGTGTGGCCAACTGATTCACTAAAACATGCTGAAATAGATACGTATAACGACCACCGTATTGCAATGTGCTTTTCTCTAGTTGCATTAAGCGATACCCCGGTAACAATTAACGACCCAGGTTGTACACGTAAAACCTTCCCCGACTATTTTACCCGCTTTAAAACTCTATATAGCGCGTAA